In a genomic window of Bradyrhizobium sp. LLZ17:
- a CDS encoding cupin domain-containing protein, with protein MQLALIEAAHCDVDLRPSPIDPSWIIEGNPEARSHVLSTSTCGTAKTLIWSCTEGKFNWYYDVDETIMIIEGSIVLESEGMPPRRFGVGDVISFRRRAHAKWHVEGYVKKVAFLRLNNPLPLAFAIRVVNKLRSSIARYAPMMATACVILAQ; from the coding sequence ATGCAGCTTGCGCTGATTGAAGCCGCCCATTGCGACGTGGACCTCAGGCCATCCCCGATCGACCCATCCTGGATCATTGAAGGCAACCCGGAAGCGCGCTCGCACGTGTTGTCGACCAGCACATGTGGCACTGCCAAGACCCTGATCTGGTCCTGCACTGAAGGCAAGTTCAATTGGTACTACGATGTCGATGAAACCATCATGATCATCGAGGGATCCATTGTGCTTGAGAGCGAAGGCATGCCGCCAAGACGCTTTGGAGTTGGTGACGTGATTTCTTTTCGTCGCCGTGCCCATGCCAAATGGCATGTCGAAGGGTATGTGAAGAAAGTCGCCTTCCTTCGCCTAAACAATCCGCTCCCCCTGGCCTTCGCCATCCGCGTCGTCAACAAGCTCCGGTCCTCGATCGCGCGGTATGCGCCAATGATGGCCACTGCTTGCGTCATACTTGCGCAGTAA
- a CDS encoding IS110 family transposase, whose amino-acid sequence MSLSSWLVAGIVPGLERQPSKKLEVDENALLKLLNRWREEALKAGHGIERIAVAFEAGRDGFWLARWLRARDIEAHVIHASSVAVSREHRRAKTDRLDTELLKRSFLGWLRGERDHCKMVAIPTIKDEDAKRPNRERESLIGERSRIVNRMKAALIRLGIRGFNPKLKKAAERLDGLRTPEGEPIPPNTLAELRRDMARRRLVSDQIGQIEEARLERLTQAPSVGPHAMVRLLARVIGVGVETADMLVQEVLSRSMRDRRAVARYSGLTGSPDESGRKRREKGLARSGNARVRRGMIELAWRFLRFQKDSVLAQWFRSRTENARGARKTMIVALARKLLIALWRLVREGVVPDGVVLRPAS is encoded by the coding sequence ATGAGCCTGTCGAGCTGGCTCGTTGCGGGGATTGTGCCTGGCCTCGAACGGCAACCGTCGAAGAAGCTTGAGGTCGACGAGAACGCCTTGCTGAAGCTGCTCAATCGCTGGCGAGAAGAGGCGCTGAAGGCGGGACACGGAATCGAACGCATCGCGGTCGCTTTCGAGGCCGGCCGTGACGGTTTCTGGCTGGCCCGATGGCTCAGGGCGCGCGACATCGAGGCGCATGTCATTCACGCGTCGAGCGTGGCGGTGTCGCGCGAGCATCGGCGCGCCAAGACCGATCGGCTCGACACCGAACTGCTCAAACGCAGCTTTCTCGGCTGGCTGCGCGGCGAGCGTGATCACTGCAAGATGGTCGCGATCCCGACAATCAAGGACGAGGATGCCAAGCGCCCCAACCGTGAGCGCGAGAGCCTCATCGGAGAACGAAGTCGGATTGTCAACCGAATGAAAGCAGCGTTGATCCGGCTCGGCATCCGCGGCTTCAATCCCAAGCTGAAGAAAGCCGCCGAACGGCTTGATGGCTTGCGCACCCCTGAAGGCGAGCCGATCCCGCCCAACACCCTGGCTGAGCTGCGTCGCGACATGGCGCGCCGGCGACTCGTCAGCGATCAGATAGGGCAGATCGAGGAGGCTCGCCTGGAGCGTCTCACGCAAGCGCCCAGTGTTGGACCACACGCAATGGTGCGGCTGTTGGCGCGGGTGATCGGGGTTGGTGTCGAGACCGCCGACATGCTGGTGCAGGAGGTACTGTCGCGAAGCATGCGCGACCGACGGGCGGTAGCGCGTTATTCCGGCCTCACCGGCTCGCCCGACGAGAGCGGCAGAAAACGACGGGAGAAAGGACTGGCCCGCTCCGGCAATGCTCGAGTGAGACGAGGCATGATCGAACTGGCGTGGCGATTTCTCAGGTTCCAGAAGGACAGCGTCTTGGCGCAGTGGTTTCGAAGCCGTACCGAGAACGCCCGCGGGGCGCGCAAGACCATGATCGTGGCCTTGGCGCGCAAGCTACTGATCGCCCTGTGGCGGCTGGTGCGGGAGGGCGTAGTGCCGGACGGCGTCGTTCTGCGGCCGGCCTCATGA
- a CDS encoding LuxR C-terminal-related transcriptional regulator, which yields MLRLLRLLTKHSVPPTHVDLSPAGTEADGIGKTENSLELLTHREREIVRLVSEGMSNKEIARRLNVSPGTVKVHLSNIFHKLEITNRTVLATLALLKHSSGFGTLALAFLAITIADELKASEANNMLPHDDSIGPAGEHAGYEPWKRAILRHLVAWELGEMLPLSQRDSLAKLGQAAKIAAAMEALHVAEDSAGSKPWKNNGPVGSNTPDLAAPPHRRTSDTQTGGDLTAEHQFPRLTSNPMPIQGGYGDFAILAGALIYALHDPHLAAQAHELDQASIDTVVAVAGENAATKLAAITHADIEHVDNSAAGVPSHESRLSSAHVTSGEDARSLVSHGAEGDTLRKPVALLDAGHDAGVAGYDRDQLMGGGNVDGNIVHRSPADSNRTYSHSDFASGSSRINLAAFGALAWLHMTAASKSIPPHTLAWIYDAASNETVVYVNPTGRVLDIGDRGVLEIHLQGIVSVAESDSVGQREGTAVAITLEKLEEALTSASAIDDTVLSKDKVHAGIEASESTPGTAGVWAIPADDGLRFQFGQSRTGSGGTASFRASTGDSADASDESDGASGELVRVSSTDPAQSATAAAVGNLTSNSEPTKTGTSVSSTGPNEIVQPSVVTADSADRGNSQHASEAGSAKAAATESTEADSTPGNGAEHHAQALDAPQGSADKAKSSGVEHGNSQHSANAPAAAENVGSSIAAVDSEDHGNSQHASEPGSAKAAATESTEADSTPGNGAEHHTQALDAPQGSADKAKSSGVEHGNSQHSANAPAAAENVGSSIAAVDSEDHGNSQHAWETGSAKAAAADSIEADSKPGNGAEHHASASDAPQGSADKAEPGEVEHGNSEHSKSANAPDAAENAGSSVAAADSADHGNSQHASEPGSAKAAAAESIEADSKPGNGVGNGAEHHASALDAPQGSADKAEAGEVEHGNSQHFANAPDAAENAGSSVAAADCADHGNSQHASGQGLQRLLPRNRLKLTPSRTTASAMGRSITLRLRTLRGRQRQ from the coding sequence ATGCTGCGATTGCTGCGGCTGTTGACGAAGCACAGTGTGCCGCCGACGCATGTCGATCTCTCGCCGGCAGGCACGGAAGCTGACGGCATCGGGAAAACTGAAAACAGCCTGGAGCTATTGACGCACCGGGAACGTGAAATCGTGCGACTGGTGTCAGAGGGAATGTCGAACAAGGAGATCGCGCGCCGGCTAAACGTTTCACCAGGGACAGTCAAAGTACACCTGTCGAATATATTTCATAAGCTCGAGATCACCAACAGGACGGTGCTCGCGACCCTCGCGCTGTTAAAACATTCCTCGGGCTTCGGCACGCTCGCGCTGGCGTTTCTGGCGATCACCATTGCGGACGAACTCAAGGCATCGGAAGCGAACAACATGCTTCCGCATGACGACAGCATCGGCCCCGCGGGAGAGCACGCCGGTTATGAGCCCTGGAAAAGAGCCATTCTCCGGCACCTCGTCGCCTGGGAATTGGGCGAGATGCTCCCGCTCAGCCAGAGAGATTCTTTGGCCAAGCTGGGCCAAGCCGCGAAAATTGCGGCGGCAATGGAAGCCCTGCACGTGGCTGAGGACTCCGCAGGATCGAAGCCGTGGAAAAACAACGGTCCTGTCGGATCGAACACGCCCGATCTTGCTGCGCCTCCACACCGGCGAACCAGCGACACACAGACCGGAGGTGACCTGACCGCGGAACATCAATTCCCCCGGCTTACCTCCAATCCGATGCCGATTCAGGGAGGGTATGGCGACTTCGCCATTCTCGCCGGCGCGTTGATCTACGCACTGCACGACCCCCATCTCGCGGCGCAGGCGCATGAGCTGGATCAAGCTTCGATCGACACTGTCGTGGCCGTCGCCGGAGAGAATGCGGCCACAAAACTGGCCGCGATCACTCATGCCGACATCGAGCATGTCGACAACTCGGCCGCGGGCGTCCCTTCGCACGAGTCCCGCCTCTCTTCAGCGCACGTGACCTCTGGAGAAGACGCTCGGAGCCTGGTGAGTCATGGCGCCGAGGGTGACACACTCAGAAAACCCGTTGCCTTGCTTGACGCCGGTCACGATGCCGGTGTTGCCGGATACGACCGCGATCAACTGATGGGCGGCGGCAACGTTGATGGGAACATTGTTCATCGCTCTCCGGCCGATTCGAATCGTACATATTCCCACTCCGATTTCGCATCTGGGTCGAGCAGGATCAATCTTGCGGCTTTCGGAGCGCTTGCGTGGCTGCATATGACAGCGGCAAGCAAGTCCATACCGCCACATACCCTTGCCTGGATCTACGACGCGGCAAGCAATGAAACGGTCGTCTATGTGAATCCGACCGGTCGTGTCCTTGATATCGGGGATCGCGGCGTGCTGGAAATCCATCTGCAGGGGATTGTATCGGTGGCGGAATCGGATTCCGTCGGCCAGCGAGAAGGCACAGCCGTCGCAATCACCCTTGAGAAGCTCGAAGAAGCGCTGACATCGGCGAGCGCCATCGATGACACCGTTCTGAGCAAGGACAAGGTCCACGCCGGCATTGAGGCGAGCGAGAGCACGCCCGGAACGGCCGGCGTTTGGGCCATTCCGGCCGACGACGGCTTGAGGTTCCAGTTCGGGCAGTCCCGGACCGGCTCGGGCGGGACGGCAAGCTTCCGAGCCTCTACTGGCGATTCGGCGGATGCGTCGGATGAGAGCGATGGTGCGTCCGGCGAATTGGTTCGCGTATCATCGACCGACCCGGCTCAGAGCGCGACAGCTGCGGCCGTTGGAAATCTCACATCCAACAGTGAGCCGACCAAAACGGGCACGAGCGTTTCGTCGACTGGGCCGAACGAGATCGTCCAACCGAGCGTCGTAACGGCGGACAGCGCCGACCGCGGTAACTCGCAGCATGCTTCGGAGGCAGGGTCTGCAAAGGCTGCTGCCACGGAATCGACTGAGGCTGACTCCACGCCGGGCAACGGCGCCGAGCATCACGCTCAGGCCTTGGACGCTCCGCAAGGGTCAGCGGACAAGGCGAAATCAAGCGGAGTCGAACACGGCAACTCGCAGCACTCTGCAAACGCGCCGGCCGCAGCCGAGAACGTCGGATCGAGCATCGCAGCGGTCGATAGTGAGGACCATGGTAACTCCCAACACGCTTCGGAGCCAGGATCTGCAAAGGCTGCCGCTACGGAATCGACGGAAGCTGACTCCACGCCGGGCAACGGCGCCGAGCATCACACTCAGGCCTTGGACGCTCCGCAAGGGTCAGCGGACAAGGCGAAATCAAGCGGAGTCGAACACGGCAACTCGCAGCACTCTGCAAACGCGCCGGCCGCAGCCGAGAACGTCGGATCGAGCATCGCAGCGGTCGATAGTGAGGACCATGGTAACTCCCAACACGCTTGGGAGACAGGGTCTGCAAAGGCTGCCGCTGCGGATTCGATTGAAGCTGACTCCAAGCCGGGCAATGGCGCCGAGCATCACGCTTCGGCTTCGGACGCTCCGCAAGGATCAGCGGACAAGGCAGAACCGGGCGAAGTCGAACACGGCAACTCGGAGCACTCAAAGTCTGCAAACGCGCCGGACGCAGCGGAGAACGCCGGATCGAGCGTCGCAGCGGCCGACAGTGCGGACCATGGTAACTCCCAACACGCTTCGGAGCCAGGGTCTGCAAAGGCTGCCGCTGCGGAATCGATTGAAGCTGACTCCAAGCCGGGCAACGGCGTCGGCAATGGCGCCGAGCATCACGCTTCGGCCTTGGACGCTCCGCAAGGGTCAGCGGACAAGGCAGAAGCGGGCGAAGTCGAACACGGCAACTCGCAGCACTTTGCAAACGCGCCGGACGCAGCGGAGAACGCCGGATCGAGCGTCGCAGCGGCCGACTGTGCGGACCATGGTAACTCCCAACACGCTTCGGGTCAGGGTCTGCAAAGGCTGCTGCCACGGAATCGACTGAAGCTGACTCCAAGCCGGACAACGGCGTCGGCAATGGGGCGGAGCATCACGCTCAGGCTTCGGACGTTGCGGGGGCGTCAGCGGCAGTGA
- a CDS encoding Crp/Fnr family transcriptional regulator has translation MVNELNGYRHSLGALSQENIVTVHRTGIGNRLLAALPPADLGLLTPYFQKVSFEPDAVLVRSGDEMDPVYFPHSGAIAFMLDMPDGQTVATTLMGREGALASFSVLGPSLSSVTAIARIGGTASMISAAKLRDAYAQSAAIRNVVQLHARAVLLQLQHVAACNALHRVDGRMARWLLQLHDRVPNDLLPVTQEALAQLLGVRRTTVTLTMSKLRETGAVPSDRRGFVEIDRARLERIACDCYALMQRKLDRMYCQELSEPQPTHAPLRESAIVAAAGAGGEDGAVSRAGK, from the coding sequence ATGGTAAATGAATTAAATGGATACCGCCATTCATTGGGTGCACTTTCACAAGAAAACATCGTGACCGTCCACCGCACTGGCATCGGGAATCGGCTACTGGCAGCGCTGCCGCCGGCGGATCTCGGCTTGCTCACGCCCTACTTCCAGAAGGTCTCGTTTGAACCCGACGCCGTCCTGGTGCGGTCGGGCGATGAGATGGACCCAGTTTATTTTCCCCATAGCGGCGCAATCGCCTTCATGCTCGATATGCCGGACGGGCAAACGGTCGCGACCACCTTGATGGGACGGGAAGGCGCTTTGGCGTCTTTCTCCGTGCTGGGCCCCTCCCTTTCATCCGTGACCGCGATTGCTCGCATCGGCGGCACAGCATCAATGATTTCCGCCGCCAAACTTCGGGATGCCTACGCGCAGAGCGCAGCCATCAGGAATGTCGTGCAGCTCCACGCCCGCGCGGTGTTATTGCAGCTCCAGCATGTAGCCGCTTGCAACGCGCTGCACCGGGTGGATGGCCGCATGGCGCGGTGGCTCCTGCAGCTTCACGACCGCGTTCCCAATGACCTTCTTCCGGTAACGCAGGAGGCGCTTGCGCAACTCCTTGGGGTGCGGCGGACGACAGTGACTCTGACGATGAGCAAGCTACGGGAGACCGGAGCCGTACCGTCCGACCGGCGCGGATTTGTAGAGATCGATCGAGCGCGGCTCGAGAGGATCGCATGCGATTGTTATGCGCTCATGCAGCGCAAGCTCGATCGGATGTACTGCCAGGAATTATCGGAGCCGCAGCCTACCCATGCGCCGCTCCGGGAAAGCGCCATCGTGGCCGCCGCCGGAGCGGGCGGTGAAGACGGAGCCGTGTCACGGGCGGGAAAATAG
- a CDS encoding response regulator gives MSAKQGTFKRDRLVIVDQQPIVLQGLKSILGAQQDFDLVASCSDRTSCLEAIRNLTPDVALIADTLPDLTAAEILAIAKAENLPTRLVFFTESDPTTI, from the coding sequence GTGTCTGCGAAGCAGGGCACCTTCAAGCGCGACCGGCTTGTGATCGTAGATCAACAACCCATCGTTCTGCAGGGCCTGAAATCGATACTCGGAGCACAGCAGGACTTTGACCTTGTCGCATCATGCAGCGATAGGACAAGCTGCCTCGAAGCCATTCGGAATTTGACACCCGACGTCGCGCTTATTGCCGACACCCTGCCAGATCTGACCGCAGCCGAGATCCTGGCGATTGCGAAAGCTGAGAATCTTCCCACGCGCCTCGTGTTCTTTACCGAGTCCGATCCAACCACGATCTAA
- a CDS encoding nuclear transport factor 2 family protein: MSFDPMAIAIDWLDAYRAGNIEAILEMYAEDAVVHCGCSASGVKTITSRKALRAYWTDRLRNHPAGNLDDLNPSHNDGTIISYITNLGVMSALFAFDGAGRIKELNCNPSR; encoded by the coding sequence ATGTCATTTGACCCGATGGCAATTGCGATTGACTGGCTCGATGCCTACCGCGCCGGCAATATCGAGGCGATCTTGGAAATGTATGCCGAAGATGCCGTGGTTCACTGCGGCTGCAGCGCTAGCGGCGTCAAAACCATTACCAGCCGCAAGGCACTTCGTGCCTATTGGACCGATCGCCTCCGAAACCATCCGGCAGGCAATTTGGACGATCTCAATCCCTCGCACAACGACGGGACCATTATCTCCTACATCACCAATCTTGGTGTCATGAGTGCGCTTTTTGCGTTTGACGGCGCCGGCAGGATCAAGGAGCTAAATTGCAATCCCTCACGCTAG